One Maribacter cobaltidurans genomic window carries:
- a CDS encoding dioxygenase family protein, which translates to MAKALEQIKPTGKNLPVLFTSHGSPMDIPVPHYGNPFNTYLGDLGKEIRKNYSINAILVISAHWCTEGSFVNISPAPKTIYDYYGFPDNYYTIKYPASGHPLLAKQVAEGIKEIQTTTEWGFDHGNWPMLMHLFPNADVPVFQLSIDYYKSAQYHYDLAIQLKKYRKQGVLIIGSGALIHNLNLAMSKMQTGDTEIYGWEAEFDDWIRKRIEDRDVKALIDYKKNKLGEMAAPTPDHYVPVLYAMALADDNDNIRHTFSDVLPGFSNRSFIIESNS; encoded by the coding sequence TTGGCTAAAGCGTTAGAACAAATAAAGCCTACCGGCAAAAACTTACCGGTACTTTTTACTTCGCACGGAAGCCCAATGGATATTCCCGTACCCCATTATGGCAATCCTTTCAATACTTACCTTGGGGATTTAGGAAAAGAAATTAGGAAGAACTACTCCATTAACGCTATTTTGGTAATTTCTGCACACTGGTGTACCGAGGGAAGTTTTGTCAATATATCTCCTGCACCAAAAACGATATACGATTATTATGGTTTTCCTGACAACTACTATACTATTAAATATCCAGCATCTGGACATCCTCTATTGGCTAAACAGGTAGCTGAAGGTATAAAGGAAATACAAACAACTACCGAGTGGGGATTTGACCATGGAAATTGGCCAATGTTGATGCACCTCTTTCCAAATGCCGATGTTCCCGTATTTCAACTTAGTATTGATTATTACAAATCTGCTCAATATCATTATGATTTAGCAATTCAATTAAAAAAATATAGAAAACAGGGGGTGCTAATTATCGGGAGTGGGGCTTTGATTCATAATTTAAATTTAGCAATGAGTAAAATGCAAACAGGGGACACAGAAATATATGGTTGGGAAGCAGAATTTGACGATTGGATAAGAAAAAGAATTGAAGATAGGGATGTGAAAGCCTTGATTGATTACAAAAAAAACAAATTAGGGGAAATGGCCGCGCCCACTCCTGACCATTACGTTCCAGTTCTTTACGCAATGGCATTAGCTGATGACAATGACAATATTCGACATACTTTTTCGGATGTATTACCAGGGTTTAGCAACAGAAGCTTTATTATAGAATCTAATAGTTAA
- a CDS encoding hotdog fold thioesterase — MQEKGQDDHSFLKHAIENMMPANKIFGLEIMEIKPRYVSIKVPFKKEFIGDYLQKRWHGGILAAIADTAGGAAGATTLDSLQDRINTLDMRIDYLHPTVEEDILAKAKIVKSGKATAVVDVELFQSEQKDPVALARCIYSIHRNSS; from the coding sequence ATGCAGGAAAAAGGGCAAGATGACCATTCGTTTCTAAAGCATGCCATTGAAAACATGATGCCGGCCAATAAAATATTCGGGCTGGAAATCATGGAGATCAAACCTCGGTACGTGAGCATCAAAGTCCCTTTTAAGAAAGAATTTATAGGCGACTATCTGCAAAAACGATGGCATGGAGGTATTTTGGCCGCTATCGCCGATACGGCAGGAGGAGCTGCCGGGGCGACGACCCTCGATTCCTTACAGGATAGGATAAATACTTTGGATATGCGCATCGATTATCTCCATCCTACCGTTGAAGAGGATATTTTGGCCAAGGCAAAGATCGTTAAAAGTGGTAAGGCGACCGCCGTAGTGGACGTGGAACTTTTCCAAAGTGAACAAAAGGATCCAGTGGCTTTGGCAAGATGTATCTATAGCATACATAGAAACAGCTCCTAG
- a CDS encoding NUDIX hydrolase: protein MTQFTTETLEFIREELNSCIPQLSINCVIFRFDGEALQVAVVQQVHADMWTIPGGFVRQTEDIDLAAKRILFEQTQLDNLLLSQFGTFGAAQREFAQEISRFSTLGFPEELIKWISQRFVTIGYYSIVGQEQIGLETGPFFKEVKWINVLESDHLAMDHPQLVSEALLTLRSELQSRPLITNFMPEIFTIPELQKLFEAILGRPVDRGNFRQRILKSKILIKIGQSKEKTGSRPPILYKLNEKKYLDSLTQDVKLGF, encoded by the coding sequence ATGACCCAATTCACAACAGAAACCCTTGAATTTATTCGGGAGGAATTAAATTCATGCATTCCCCAATTATCCATCAACTGTGTTATTTTTAGATTTGATGGGGAAGCATTGCAGGTTGCCGTTGTGCAACAAGTACATGCAGATATGTGGACCATACCCGGCGGTTTTGTCCGTCAAACCGAGGATATTGACCTTGCCGCCAAAAGAATTCTTTTCGAACAGACCCAACTGGACAATCTTCTATTAAGTCAGTTTGGTACATTCGGAGCTGCGCAACGTGAGTTTGCCCAAGAAATCAGTAGATTTTCCACGCTGGGATTTCCCGAAGAGCTTATAAAATGGATTTCGCAGCGTTTTGTTACAATCGGGTATTATAGTATTGTAGGACAAGAGCAGATCGGATTGGAAACTGGTCCATTTTTCAAAGAAGTCAAATGGATAAATGTTCTTGAAAGCGATCATTTGGCAATGGATCATCCACAATTGGTATCGGAAGCACTATTGACCCTCCGCTCAGAACTCCAAAGCAGGCCTTTGATTACGAATTTCATGCCCGAAATCTTTACCATACCCGAATTACAAAAATTGTTTGAGGCCATTTTGGGAAGACCTGTGGATCGCGGTAACTTTCGTCAGCGGATTTTGAAGTCCAAGATTCTAATCAAGATTGGGCAGTCCAAAGAAAAAACTGGGAGTCGCCCGCCCATTCTATATAAATTGAATGAAAAGAAATATCTCGATTCTTTGACCCAAGATGTGAAGTTGGGATTTTAG
- a CDS encoding efflux RND transporter periplasmic adaptor subunit: protein MKKNIIYILVIVVALALIAFTLMNNKQENQAKTDIVAQKNASVAVKVDTVKTENSSLNFTANGNFEPFKELDFSAEKPGRVVRVLVEEGDYVRVGQTLAIVRSEQVSAELHAAEAAYQNATTNFKRFENALKTGGVTEQQMDQAKLTLVTAQSRLEQAKVNAGDVNIKATIKGVVNKRYIEPGSVLGAATPMFEIVDVSKLKLRVTVNESQVASLKVGDLVNVKAGVLPDRTFSGKITFIAPKSDSSLNFPVEIEISNNPDNALKAGMYGTATFTSSDRESQMILVAPRNAFLGSVSSNQVFVAEDGVAKLTGVTAGRIFGDKVEILDGLDSNELVVVTGQINLQDGSKIDIID, encoded by the coding sequence ATGAAAAAGAACATAATATACATACTTGTAATTGTAGTGGCATTGGCCCTAATCGCCTTTACCTTAATGAACAATAAACAGGAAAATCAAGCAAAGACGGATATCGTTGCACAAAAAAATGCTAGCGTCGCCGTAAAAGTGGATACGGTAAAAACGGAAAACAGTTCCCTCAATTTTACCGCCAATGGCAACTTTGAGCCTTTTAAAGAACTGGATTTTTCTGCGGAAAAGCCAGGTAGGGTCGTTAGGGTTTTGGTAGAAGAAGGCGATTATGTCAGGGTGGGCCAGACTTTGGCAATTGTGAGAAGTGAGCAGGTATCGGCAGAACTGCACGCGGCCGAAGCGGCCTATCAGAATGCGACCACAAATTTCAAACGTTTTGAAAATGCCCTAAAAACCGGTGGAGTGACCGAACAACAAATGGACCAGGCCAAGTTGACCTTGGTTACCGCACAATCGAGACTGGAACAGGCCAAGGTAAATGCAGGGGATGTCAACATAAAAGCTACGATAAAAGGAGTTGTGAACAAACGTTATATCGAACCGGGTTCTGTTCTAGGAGCGGCAACGCCAATGTTCGAAATTGTCGATGTCTCGAAACTGAAACTAAGGGTTACGGTCAACGAGTCCCAAGTGGCCAGTTTAAAAGTGGGCGACCTGGTAAATGTGAAAGCCGGTGTTTTACCTGACAGGACATTCTCTGGAAAAATTACGTTTATAGCACCGAAATCGGATAGCAGTTTAAATTTTCCCGTGGAAATCGAAATATCGAACAATCCGGACAATGCCTTGAAGGCGGGCATGTACGGAACGGCAACGTTTACTTCGTCGGACCGGGAAAGCCAAATGATACTGGTAGCCCCTAGAAATGCGTTCTTGGGAAGTGTAAGCAGTAACCAGGTTTTTGTGGCCGAGGATGGCGTCGCAAAACTGACTGGCGTAACGGCCGGAAGAATATTCGGTGATAAGGTCGAAATATTAGATGGCCTGGACAGCAATGAACTTGTAGTAGTTACCGGGCAGATCAATCTACAGGACGGTTCCAAGATAGACATCATCGACTAG
- a CDS encoding DoxX family protein: METQGLSKKRKIAGWVFAGLLTALLLFSAMGKFTMPEMAENFTNWGLGDWRTIIALGEIISAFLFLFPKTNVYGVFLLSAHMGGAIVTHMSHGEPFIVQSVILVLVWITAFIRNPELLPKFKS; this comes from the coding sequence ATGGAAACACAAGGATTAAGTAAAAAAAGAAAAATCGCGGGATGGGTATTTGCAGGGTTACTAACGGCTTTGCTTTTATTTAGTGCAATGGGTAAGTTCACTATGCCTGAAATGGCGGAAAATTTTACCAATTGGGGACTAGGTGATTGGCGTACCATTATTGCTCTGGGAGAAATAATTTCTGCCTTCCTTTTCTTGTTTCCCAAAACAAATGTTTACGGTGTATTCTTATTAAGTGCACACATGGGTGGTGCCATTGTCACACATATGAGTCATGGAGAACCATTTATTGTGCAATCTGTCATTCTCGTTTTAGTGTGGATAACTGCCTTTATTCGTAACCCGGAACTGCTTCCAAAATTCAAGAGCTAA
- a CDS encoding TetR/AcrR family transcriptional regulator → MVNTKSTDVFSSIVDSAEKRFCRYGLKKTTMTEIAGDIGLSKASLYYYFPNKEELFKEVVSQGHQTLLNEFEGLLSSDVPAEELFHIYLKKRLVFFRDFAHLSSLSLESINSLKPVYAELFENFRKEEILLVGKVLAKGIAARDFDNLDIAYFSELFIAIFQGLRHNVIIKKDIINITETEYSLLQKQYESALNMFVKGIKK, encoded by the coding sequence ATGGTCAATACTAAAAGTACCGATGTTTTTTCGTCGATAGTTGATTCCGCCGAGAAAAGATTTTGCCGTTATGGCCTTAAAAAAACAACCATGACGGAGATTGCCGGAGATATAGGTCTATCGAAAGCATCCCTCTACTATTACTTCCCCAATAAAGAAGAACTCTTCAAAGAAGTAGTAAGTCAAGGTCATCAAACGCTTTTGAACGAGTTTGAAGGTCTGCTTTCTTCAGATGTTCCTGCGGAAGAGTTATTCCATATTTACCTTAAAAAGCGATTGGTCTTCTTTCGTGATTTTGCACACCTCAGTTCATTGAGCCTGGAGTCCATAAACAGTTTGAAGCCTGTTTACGCCGAGCTATTCGAGAACTTTCGCAAAGAAGAAATACTGCTTGTAGGTAAAGTATTGGCAAAAGGTATTGCCGCCCGAGATTTTGACAATCTTGATATCGCCTATTTTTCCGAATTGTTCATCGCGATCTTCCAAGGGTTGCGCCACAATGTAATTATTAAAAAAGACATCATAAATATTACGGAAACTGAGTATTCTTTATTGCAGAAACAATATGAAAGTGCATTGAATATGTTCGTGAAAGGAATCAAAAAATAA
- a CDS encoding lysophospholipid acyltransferase family protein: protein MKNKMLPKIRYLPFYAISALPMPVLYVLSDILFVVVYYLMKYRRNVVSDNIKNSFPQKPQITRRKIEKDFYRHFCDILVESIKTLTISKRSAMKRLRLENPDLVEHYLSEKKNILLYTAHQGNWEWLIFLPLFFPYRSNTFYKPIKNHYINGLFKIIRERFGVHCIESTKGYRTIIDLERKNVIMMNCIIGDQSPVRINAKHWCHFLNRETAFFVGAEKLAKKTGEVVLFPSFKKIRRGYYGLRFSLITDNPVSMRTNGIIEDYAGALENAILKSPGLWLWSHRRWKLSA from the coding sequence ATGAAAAACAAGATGCTGCCCAAAATAAGGTATTTGCCTTTTTATGCAATCTCGGCACTGCCGATGCCTGTTCTGTACGTATTATCCGATATCTTGTTTGTGGTGGTCTATTACCTAATGAAGTATCGAAGAAATGTAGTATCGGACAATATCAAAAATTCCTTTCCTCAAAAGCCACAGATCACTCGGAGAAAAATCGAAAAGGACTTCTATCGGCATTTCTGTGATATACTTGTCGAATCCATTAAGACATTGACCATCAGTAAAAGGTCGGCGATGAAACGTTTGCGCCTAGAGAATCCGGATTTGGTCGAACATTATTTAAGCGAGAAGAAGAATATTTTGCTTTATACGGCCCATCAGGGAAATTGGGAATGGCTGATATTCCTACCACTATTTTTTCCATACCGATCAAATACCTTTTACAAACCGATTAAAAACCACTATATCAATGGCCTATTTAAAATTATCAGGGAACGATTTGGTGTCCATTGTATTGAATCTACCAAGGGATATAGGACCATTATAGACCTTGAACGAAAGAATGTCATTATGATGAACTGCATTATCGGTGATCAAAGCCCCGTTAGAATCAATGCTAAACATTGGTGCCATTTTTTGAATCGGGAAACGGCTTTTTTTGTAGGGGCAGAAAAGCTTGCCAAAAAAACCGGTGAAGTTGTTCTGTTTCCTTCTTTCAAAAAAATAAGAAGAGGATACTATGGACTACGTTTTAGTTTAATTACGGACAATCCCGTTTCCATGAGAACCAATGGGATTATAGAAGACTATGCCGGGGCCTTGGAAAACGCAATCTTGAAATCGCCGGGACTTTGGCTATGGAGCCATAGAAGGTGGAAGTTAAGTGCCTGA
- a CDS encoding universal stress protein yields MKNILIPTDFSKDAQKAIDYAIHIFKREECVFYLLHAYFIVPSAPDNRENYKQKLDELADKLDTEGHNPKHEFKDLFVFGTLANALEETIPTYKIDYVFIGTKGSTAMREMFMGSNTFRTIKTVDSCPVMVVPNNLPFSTDEIIFATEFTDNPDENELTPMLDIARIWNSTIIVVHIGTGKELNAGQLKNKERLEQRLKGLPHRFLEVKETVSVTKALHRLAKENNKIGLIAMVRHRHSFFVELSRESVVKKMAFKAEVPLLVIPDIN; encoded by the coding sequence ATGAAAAATATACTAATACCAACGGATTTTTCAAAGGATGCCCAAAAAGCAATCGACTATGCCATTCACATTTTTAAAAGGGAAGAATGTGTTTTCTATCTGTTACATGCTTATTTCATTGTTCCGTCCGCCCCTGACAATAGGGAAAATTACAAACAAAAACTTGACGAGTTAGCCGATAAACTTGACACTGAGGGTCATAATCCAAAACATGAATTCAAAGACCTGTTTGTATTTGGCACTCTTGCCAACGCTTTGGAAGAAACTATACCAACCTACAAAATAGATTATGTGTTCATAGGCACCAAAGGGTCTACGGCAATGCGGGAAATGTTTATGGGCAGCAATACCTTTAGGACGATTAAGACTGTTGATTCTTGCCCTGTAATGGTAGTACCGAACAACCTGCCATTTTCTACCGATGAAATAATATTTGCAACGGAATTTACGGACAATCCTGATGAAAATGAGTTGACCCCAATGCTGGATATAGCACGTATTTGGAATTCTACCATTATAGTTGTGCATATTGGGACCGGGAAAGAACTAAATGCCGGTCAATTAAAAAATAAGGAACGCCTTGAACAGCGATTGAAAGGATTGCCCCATAGATTTCTAGAGGTCAAAGAAACCGTTTCGGTCACCAAGGCATTGCACCGCTTGGCAAAAGAGAACAATAAGATTGGGCTGATAGCAATGGTAAGGCATAGGCATAGTTTTTTTGTAGAACTTTCCCGCGAATCCGTTGTGAAAAAAATGGCGTTCAAGGCAGAAGTTCCTCTTTTGGTCATACCCGATATCAATTAG
- a CDS encoding TetR/AcrR family transcriptional regulator: MISKSELVACSALNFTQFGSKRFTLDELANQLGISKKTIYHYFNKKEELVQESTAYLLQSYSREIQEPEIAFCKDPLEKIILIYKKGFEHLKYFSPTFLFGLKKYYPKAYDLFNDFRNDLVNKTVYELFVDAQKSGFVQKEVNLKLVCELYFLNLNAIAFGRSSLFDKYTQQEILQHLIINTIKGIVTKDYTNKFIQK; encoded by the coding sequence ATGATCAGTAAATCCGAACTTGTCGCGTGCTCCGCCTTAAACTTCACTCAATTTGGGAGCAAACGGTTCACACTCGATGAGTTGGCAAATCAGCTCGGCATATCAAAGAAGACCATCTACCATTATTTTAACAAAAAAGAGGAATTGGTTCAAGAGAGTACGGCCTATCTGTTGCAAAGCTATTCAAGGGAGATTCAAGAACCTGAGATTGCTTTCTGTAAAGATCCGCTCGAAAAGATCATACTGATATACAAAAAGGGTTTCGAACATTTAAAATATTTCAGTCCCACGTTCCTATTTGGGCTAAAGAAATATTATCCCAAGGCCTATGACCTCTTCAATGACTTTCGGAATGATCTGGTAAATAAAACCGTTTACGAACTCTTTGTCGATGCACAAAAATCGGGCTTTGTTCAAAAAGAAGTGAACTTGAAGTTGGTTTGTGAACTGTATTTTTTGAATTTGAACGCTATCGCTTTTGGTAGATCAAGTCTTTTCGATAAATATACACAGCAAGAGATTCTACAACATCTCATAATCAACACTATAAAAGGTATTGTGACGAAAGATTACACCAATAAGTTTATCCAAAAATAG
- a CDS encoding MarR family winged helix-turn-helix transcriptional regulator, with translation MKIEDEIKGRFRNEYHKGLINLVYTEKHVSYQFLQYLKKYKLTESQYNILRVIRGASAEENVSIRYLKERMLDKNSDVSRIVDKLFHREYIDRKENSIDRRQKEISLTTKGLTLLAEMDDCEKKVDLLLKNLSLHEVKNLNKLLDKIRG, from the coding sequence ATGAAAATTGAAGATGAAATAAAAGGTAGATTTAGGAACGAGTACCACAAAGGGCTGATTAATTTAGTTTACACCGAGAAGCATGTTAGTTATCAATTTTTACAATATTTAAAAAAGTACAAATTGACAGAGTCGCAATACAATATTTTAAGGGTTATCCGCGGTGCTAGCGCAGAAGAAAATGTATCTATCCGTTATCTAAAAGAGAGAATGCTTGATAAGAATTCGGATGTAAGCCGGATTGTCGACAAACTCTTTCACAGAGAATATATTGACCGAAAAGAAAACTCAATTGACCGCAGACAAAAAGAAATTTCATTAACGACAAAAGGATTGACTTTGCTCGCTGAAATGGATGACTGTGAAAAAAAAGTAGATTTATTATTAAAAAACCTTTCCTTGCATGAGGTGAAAAACCTGAACAAATTATTGGATAAAATACGAGGGTAG
- a CDS encoding peroxiredoxin-like family protein, protein MKSVKECNGLPVGNAVIEFSGTDHNGNEILLSDLLKKGKLVVVFYRGQWCPICMPHLRKLQEDLKKIEDKGASLIIITPEKQENIKKTILKTSITVPIIYDKNYKIMKQFDVAFIPSKGLRFMYNTMLRANLKNAQSDDSQTLPVPATFIIDTDGKVIWRHFNRDYKKRSKIKELLNQL, encoded by the coding sequence GTGAAATCGGTAAAGGAATGTAACGGATTACCTGTAGGAAATGCAGTCATTGAATTTAGTGGAACTGACCATAATGGAAATGAAATTCTGTTATCTGATTTACTAAAAAAAGGCAAATTGGTAGTTGTTTTTTATAGAGGACAATGGTGTCCCATATGTATGCCACATTTAAGAAAGTTACAGGAGGATTTAAAGAAAATAGAAGATAAAGGAGCAAGTCTTATAATTATTACTCCGGAAAAACAAGAAAACATTAAAAAAACCATACTAAAAACAAGTATTACCGTTCCCATAATATATGATAAAAACTATAAGATAATGAAGCAATTTGATGTAGCTTTTATTCCAAGCAAGGGATTAAGGTTTATGTATAATACAATGCTCCGTGCAAATCTAAAAAATGCACAATCTGATGATTCTCAAACACTCCCTGTACCCGCAACATTTATTATTGATACAGATGGTAAGGTAATTTGGAGACATTTTAATCGTGATTATAAAAAAAGATCAAAGATTAAAGAATTATTAAATCAATTATAA
- a CDS encoding HD domain-containing protein produces the protein MIDKAKDHCTQLLLNGSCSKLPFHNIEHTKEVVDNARLISNYLGFTDDETEPILIAAWFHDTGLSKTYIGHEEVSKALASGFLKKMHYDPNRLDTVLECIDATKMPQCPKNKYAEVLCDADLFHIGTPNFFFKKLLLRREWAVNGIMNVNEMEWHHVNLKFLHENHFKTRYGKDILEKGKLVNEAKVKYILSFYN, from the coding sequence ATGATCGATAAAGCTAAAGACCATTGCACTCAACTACTTTTAAACGGTTCCTGTAGCAAACTTCCCTTTCATAATATAGAACATACCAAGGAAGTAGTGGACAATGCAAGGCTTATTTCCAACTATCTTGGATTCACGGACGATGAAACCGAGCCAATTCTCATAGCTGCGTGGTTCCACGACACCGGACTTTCCAAAACCTATATTGGTCATGAGGAAGTCAGCAAAGCATTGGCCTCCGGGTTTTTAAAGAAAATGCATTATGATCCCAATAGGTTGGATACTGTCCTTGAGTGTATCGATGCCACCAAAATGCCACAATGCCCCAAGAACAAGTATGCCGAGGTTTTGTGCGACGCCGACCTTTTTCATATTGGCACGCCCAATTTTTTCTTTAAAAAACTGCTACTACGAAGGGAATGGGCGGTCAATGGGATAATGAATGTAAACGAAATGGAATGGCACCATGTAAACCTGAAATTTTTACACGAGAACCATTTCAAAACGAGGTATGGAAAAGATATTTTGGAAAAAGGGAAACTGGTCAACGAGGCAAAAGTGAAGTATATTCTTAGCTTTTATAATTAA
- a CDS encoding TolC family protein encodes MKNFLSISLLYLVCVANAQEIKQLSLKEAVTYALENKADAQKSKLAIENSEYQIQEVRSRALPQITGNGSLVYNPILQTNVIDGSSFGQPGTIIQATLGQKWNSIFGVSLNQTIFDQSVFTGLKAAKTTREFYQINNRLTQEQVIEKVANSYYQVYLQRLNLQVLDSTLANTIKAKNIIEGQFQNGLAKKIDLDRIIVKISNLETQQLQIINALQLQENTLKFFMGMPITAQIEIPEIEFEFRPSEVVSFPDTENRTEYLLLKKQEQLLTYQKMAVKAEFYPTLSLTGGYNYLGQGPDLPWFKKPEDNVYWSDFSSIGLNLKIPIFAGFGTRSKVRQADIDLQILQEDIKDTELALDLDYENARTQINNSIATIDNQTENVRLAQAVLDNTRNNYVQGLAPLTDLLDAENALTKARNNFNTAILQYKLAEILLLKAKGELMTLTN; translated from the coding sequence ATCAAAAATTTTTTAAGCATTTCCCTTTTATACCTTGTTTGCGTAGCCAATGCCCAAGAAATAAAACAGCTTAGCCTAAAGGAGGCCGTTACCTATGCACTTGAGAACAAGGCCGATGCACAAAAATCGAAGTTGGCCATTGAAAATAGTGAGTACCAAATCCAGGAAGTTCGTTCGCGGGCATTGCCGCAGATCACAGGGAACGGTAGTTTGGTCTATAATCCTATTCTACAGACCAATGTGATAGATGGAAGTTCATTTGGGCAACCGGGCACCATTATACAGGCAACTTTGGGCCAAAAATGGAATTCGATCTTCGGTGTTTCGTTGAACCAGACCATATTTGACCAATCGGTTTTCACAGGTTTAAAGGCCGCAAAAACTACCCGTGAGTTTTATCAGATCAATAATCGATTGACGCAAGAGCAGGTAATAGAAAAGGTAGCCAATAGTTACTATCAAGTATATCTACAACGTTTAAACCTTCAGGTACTCGATAGTACATTGGCAAACACGATCAAGGCAAAAAATATCATTGAAGGCCAGTTTCAAAACGGGCTGGCTAAGAAAATCGATCTGGACAGGATCATTGTAAAAATTTCAAATCTCGAGACCCAACAGCTCCAGATAATCAATGCGCTGCAGCTTCAAGAAAATACCCTGAAATTTTTTATGGGTATGCCCATAACCGCACAAATCGAAATTCCGGAAATCGAGTTCGAATTCAGACCAAGTGAGGTAGTTTCATTCCCGGATACCGAGAATCGAACGGAGTATCTGCTTCTTAAAAAGCAGGAACAATTGCTGACCTACCAAAAAATGGCTGTCAAGGCGGAATTTTATCCAACCCTTTCCCTGACAGGTGGGTACAATTATCTTGGCCAAGGCCCGGATCTTCCCTGGTTCAAAAAGCCGGAGGACAATGTATATTGGTCTGATTTTTCATCGATAGGATTGAATTTGAAAATTCCCATTTTCGCGGGTTTTGGGACGCGTTCCAAAGTAAGGCAGGCCGATATCGATCTGCAGATCTTACAAGAGGATATCAAGGATACCGAATTGGCATTGGACCTTGATTACGAAAATGCCCGAACCCAAATAAACAATAGTATTGCAACCATCGACAATCAAACCGAAAATGTCAGGTTGGCACAGGCAGTTTTGGACAATACAAGAAACAATTACGTCCAAGGTTTGGCTCCACTAACGGATCTACTGGATGCAGAAAACGCTTTGACCAAGGCCAGGAACAACTTTAACACCGCAATTTTACAATACAAACTGGCAGAAATCCTGTTGTTGAAGGCCAAAGGGGAATTAATGACATTAACAAATTAA